From a single Drosophila sulfurigaster albostrigata strain 15112-1811.04 chromosome 3, ASM2355843v2, whole genome shotgun sequence genomic region:
- the LOC133843585 gene encoding tetraspanin-11, protein MGRCFNHKFVLNFCNLLFLLCGMLLIVAGCYLYTDNKRILLSRLLAAPSEQLNSLPQPLLYYISLGLAIAGFVAVLASMLGFWASCLHTYCFLSVYFLCVVVLLLAESVICLAITLWPHCLGISLDEGQMVKALQRNYGVPGQEQFTNAMDLAQTRFGCCGMRSSLDYDTSLWRLQSYGQRNWPVPLSCCVLANAPQPLAFLDPKPANESQCQSLERPVYERERYTEACLEHLDSWYREQYSIFLIASLVLALVEFSVLLGIILTCTGIASRRARLDSSSQAAGGFSQKARRRGTAKSRQALVDNIYESEVQLRGNAQGGGMCLGAASRHVSSEDFKELYVQPRDLYKQRHNTTFKPIASDYQTPTRSYLV, encoded by the exons ATGGGTCGTTGTTTTAATCACAAATTCGTGCTCAATTTTTGCAATCTATTGTTTTTG CTCTGCGGCATGCTACTTATTGTGGCAGGTTGCTATCTCTACACAGACAACAAGCGGATTCTGCTCTCCCGCCTCCTAGCTGCGCCCAGCGAGCAGTTGAACTCATTGCCCCAACCATTGCTCTACTACATCTCGCTGGGATTGGCCATTGCCGGATTTGTGGCTGTCCTCGCATCCATGCTGGGCTTCTGGGCCAGTTGCCTGCACACCTATTGTTTCCTCAGCGTGTATTTCCTCTGCGTTgtggtgctgctgcttgcgGAGTCAGTGATTTGCTTGGCCATCACGCTGTGGCCTCACTGCCTGGGCATCAGCTTGGATGAGGGGCAGATGGTGAAGGCGCTGCAGCGCAACTATGGTGTGCCTGGCCAGGAGCAGTTCACCAATGCCATGGACTTGGCGCAAACACGTTTCGGTTGCTGTGGCATGCGCAGCTCCCTCGACTACGACACTTCACTGTGGCGCCTCCAAAGCTACGGACAACGCAATTGGCCAGTTCCTTTGAGCTGCTGCGTCCTCGCCAATGCCCCACAACCGCTGGCCTTTCTCGATCCCAAGCCAGCGAATGAATCACAGTGTCAGTCACTCGAGCGTCCGGTTTACGAGCGTGAACGCTACACAGAAGCCTGCCTGGAGCACTTGGATTCCTGGTATCGTGAGCAGTACAGCATCTTTCTGATCGCCAGTCTCGTTCTGGCGCTGGTCGAGTTCAGTGTGCTCCTGGGCATCATTCTCACCTGCACGGGCATCGCCTCGCGCCGTGCTAGACTGGACAGCAGCTCGCAGGCAGCTGGAGGATTCAGCCAGAAGGCCCGACGACGTGGCACAGCGAAGTCGAGGCAGGCGCTGGTCGATAACATCTACGAATCGGAGGTGCAACTGCGTGGCAATGCTCAAGGCGGTGGCATGTGTCTTGGTGCGGCCAGCAGACATGTGAGCAGCGAGGACTTCAAGGAACTCTATGTGCAGCCGAGAGATCTCTACAAGCAGCGACACAACACGACCTTCAAGCCCATTGCCAGTGATTATCAGACGCCAACGCGCAGTTACTTGGTTTAG